A window of Proteus columbae contains these coding sequences:
- the sfsA gene encoding DNA/RNA nuclease SfsA: MKFEQPLQSATLLKRYKRFLADVVTPNGEEFTLHCANTGAMTGCATPGDTVWYSTSSNAKRKYPHSWELTQTQTDDWICVNTLRANGIVADAIEAGDIPELSEYDEIKREVKYGSENSRIDILLKSNHKVDCYIEVKSVTLLDNGMGYFPDAKTERGQKHLRELTAIAKLGLRAVLFYAVPHTGIVEVTVAKEIDPNYASLLKEASDAGVEILCYRINISEYNLTIGQQLPFISNS; this comes from the coding sequence ATGAAATTTGAGCAACCGCTACAATCCGCCACTTTACTAAAACGATATAAGCGTTTTTTAGCAGACGTTGTCACCCCAAATGGGGAAGAATTCACGCTCCATTGCGCCAACACTGGCGCAATGACGGGATGTGCGACTCCCGGTGATACTGTTTGGTATTCCACCTCTTCAAATGCAAAAAGAAAATACCCGCACAGTTGGGAACTTACACAGACCCAAACCGATGATTGGATTTGTGTAAATACCTTAAGAGCAAACGGTATTGTTGCAGATGCCATTGAAGCAGGAGACATTCCAGAATTATCTGAATATGACGAGATAAAACGAGAAGTGAAATACGGTAGTGAGAACAGTCGTATTGACATTTTACTTAAATCAAATCATAAAGTTGACTGTTATATTGAAGTGAAGTCAGTCACCTTACTCGACAACGGTATGGGTTATTTCCCTGATGCAAAGACAGAACGTGGCCAGAAACATCTTAGAGAGTTGACCGCTATCGCAAAATTGGGTTTAAGGGCTGTCTTATTCTACGCAGTTCCCCATACTGGCATTGTGGAAGTGACTGTTGCTAAAGAGATTGACCCTAACTATGCTTCACTGCTAAAAGAAGCGAGTGATGCAGGGGTTGAAATCTTGTGTTATCGCATCAATATTAGTGAATACAATTTAACAATTGGACAGCAATTACCTTTTATTTCAAATAGTTAA
- the hrpB gene encoding ATP-dependent helicase HrpB — MHLLPIFDVTEKIVAALKQSPQVLLHAPTGAGKSTALPLYLLEQNCFDGKIILLEPRRIAAKSIAYRLASQLNEEVGNTVGYRMKAESKVSSKTRLEVVTEGVLNRMLQQDPELAGVSLVILDEFHERSLQADLALALLLDVQMGLRDDLRVLIMSATLDNQKLTALLPDAPMISAEGRSYPVERVYFPINTHQPFEQEIATMALRLLAQESGSMLIFLPGSAEIVRVADILKDKIDNNVLLFPLYGALSLAEQQKAIEPTEKGYRKVVLATNIAETSLTIEGIRLVLDSAIEKRAQFDLKSGVTSLLRQRTSQSSQTQRAGRAGRLEAGICWHLISQEQAERVASHQLPEILSSDLSSLWLSVLQWGCRDINQLSWLDTPTPQALHAAKELLYRLGAIDKQGGLTPRGSRMAQWGIEPRLAAILDYASEQSDNHLVTAARLCAILEEPPRGQEINLEWIAQQKNTFWSRREKQLSQHRKGTFCSELLGSLLAVGFPDRIAKNRDNQGRFRLANGQGAMMDDTQSMSNAPWILAPLLLQNAHYADVRILLALPIDIDEISATFPKLIENNTTVEWDEKRGTLVAWQQRQLGRLTLSQRQLDKPNKQQMQQALLNWLRENGLSALALSEETQQFFIRLSLAKKWCPEALLPDLEEAVLLETLETWLLPELGEVQTLKALQQIDINTIIKNQLTWHENQLLQSLFPTHYLAPTGTKVIINYDLELPPVIAIRIQEVYGEQQSPIIANGQLPVVMELLSPAHRPIQKTQDLATFWAGSYKEVQKEMKGRYPKHLWPDDPANTAPTRRVKKYSQ; from the coding sequence GTGCATTTATTGCCAATCTTTGATGTAACAGAAAAAATCGTTGCTGCGTTAAAACAATCCCCACAAGTTTTACTTCATGCTCCCACTGGTGCAGGTAAATCCACGGCGCTTCCCCTTTATTTACTGGAGCAAAATTGCTTTGATGGCAAAATAATTTTATTAGAGCCAAGACGAATTGCTGCCAAAAGTATTGCTTATCGTTTAGCCAGTCAGCTAAATGAAGAAGTTGGCAATACGGTGGGGTATCGAATGAAAGCGGAAAGCAAAGTCAGCTCAAAAACTCGACTTGAAGTGGTAACAGAAGGGGTATTAAACCGTATGTTACAGCAAGATCCAGAGTTGGCTGGCGTAAGCCTTGTGATTTTAGATGAATTTCATGAACGCAGTTTACAGGCTGATTTAGCATTGGCTTTATTGCTCGATGTACAAATGGGATTACGTGATGATTTGCGTGTGTTGATTATGTCAGCAACATTGGATAATCAAAAGCTCACCGCATTATTACCTGATGCTCCTATGATCAGCGCTGAAGGCCGTAGCTATCCTGTAGAACGAGTCTATTTTCCTATTAATACACATCAACCCTTTGAGCAAGAAATTGCCACTATGGCTTTACGATTACTTGCGCAAGAATCGGGTTCCATGCTGATTTTCTTGCCGGGTAGTGCCGAAATCGTGCGTGTTGCCGACATTCTAAAAGATAAAATAGATAACAATGTTTTGTTATTTCCTCTTTATGGTGCGCTTTCATTAGCTGAACAACAAAAAGCGATTGAACCCACAGAGAAAGGTTATCGGAAAGTCGTTCTTGCGACCAATATCGCAGAAACGAGTCTTACCATTGAAGGAATTCGTTTAGTCCTTGATAGTGCTATTGAAAAGCGTGCTCAATTTGATTTGAAAAGTGGTGTCACTAGCTTATTGCGTCAACGAACTAGTCAATCATCACAAACGCAAAGGGCTGGGCGAGCAGGGCGTCTTGAGGCAGGTATTTGCTGGCATTTAATAAGCCAAGAACAAGCAGAGCGCGTTGCTTCTCATCAATTGCCTGAAATATTGAGCAGTGATTTATCATCGTTATGGCTTTCTGTTTTGCAGTGGGGATGTCGTGATATTAATCAGTTGAGCTGGTTGGATACCCCAACACCACAAGCATTACATGCCGCTAAAGAGTTATTGTATCGTTTGGGTGCGATAGATAAACAAGGTGGATTAACACCACGAGGTTCACGTATGGCGCAATGGGGCATTGAGCCTCGATTAGCAGCAATTTTAGATTATGCGAGTGAGCAAAGTGATAATCATCTTGTTACTGCCGCACGTCTATGTGCAATTTTAGAAGAGCCACCAAGAGGACAAGAAATTAATCTAGAGTGGATTGCACAACAAAAAAACACCTTTTGGTCTCGACGTGAAAAACAGCTCTCTCAACATCGAAAAGGAACGTTTTGCTCGGAATTATTAGGTTCATTATTAGCAGTAGGATTTCCTGATAGGATTGCTAAAAATCGTGATAATCAAGGGCGTTTTCGTTTAGCAAATGGGCAAGGTGCTATGATGGATGACACGCAATCTATGAGTAATGCACCGTGGATTTTAGCGCCATTATTACTGCAAAATGCACATTATGCTGATGTCCGTATTTTATTAGCTTTGCCTATTGATATTGATGAAATATCAGCTACCTTTCCTAAGCTTATTGAAAATAATACCACGGTTGAATGGGATGAAAAACGCGGTACGTTAGTTGCATGGCAACAACGTCAATTAGGGCGATTAACCTTAAGTCAGCGTCAACTCGACAAGCCCAATAAACAGCAAATGCAACAAGCGTTATTGAATTGGTTAAGAGAGAACGGCTTAAGTGCTTTAGCACTTAGTGAAGAGACCCAACAGTTTTTTATTCGTCTTTCTTTAGCGAAAAAGTGGTGTCCAGAAGCTTTATTGCCTGATTTAGAAGAAGCTGTGTTACTTGAAACTTTAGAAACATGGCTCTTACCTGAACTTGGAGAAGTTCAGACATTAAAAGCATTACAACAAATTGATATTAATACGATTATTAAAAATCAATTAACATGGCATGAAAATCAGTTGCTTCAAAGCTTATTTCCAACGCATTATTTGGCGCCGACAGGGACAAAAGTGATTATCAATTATGATTTGGAGTTGCCGCCTGTGATTGCTATTCGTATTCAAGAAGTTTATGGCGAACAACAAAGCCCTATTATTGCGAATGGTCAATTGCCTGTTGTCATGGAATTATTGTCACCAGCACATCGTCCTATCCAAAAAACACAAGATTTGGCCACGTTTTGGGCAGGAAGTTATAAAGAGGTGCAAAAAGAGATGAAAGGGCGCTATCCAAAGCATTTATGGCCTGATGATCCAGCGAATACGGCACCGACTCGGCGAGTAAAAAAATATAGCCAATAA
- the pcnB gene encoding polynucleotide adenylyltransferase PcnB — translation MFNRVAHFCRNLLGRQTTSSDTQPVASERPVTASDRPIQETQKPVRRRPAISADRPRKKKSNKEKANGSDLPMTVIPRDQHPISRNDISDNALKVLYRLNNSGFQAYLVGGGVRDLLLGKKPKDFDIATNATPEDVRRLFRNSRLVGRRFRLAHIMFGPEVIEVATFRGSHEDHEVSDNNQSQQAQSGMLLRDNIFGSIEEDAIRRDFTLNSLYYGVDDFAVRDYVGGLADLKAGIIRLIGDPETRYREDPVRMLRAIRFASKLDMQIAPETAEPIARLAPLLRNIPSARLFEESLKLLQTGQGYKTYKLMCRHQLLEPLFPLIASKMTEQHDTPMERMLDQVLKNTDYRINKEMRVNPAFLFAAMLWYPLIEHAEKLVQESGLSYYDSFSMAMNDILDEQCRTIAIPKRITTTMRDIWQLQQRLPKRQGRRANKLLEHPKFRAAFDLLELRANVQHNPELQALAGWWADFQASNNTQQRSMVSELGQAPVRKRPRPRKRPRHPSAKPASRHENTNE, via the coding sequence ATTTTTAATCGAGTAGCACATTTCTGCCGTAATCTGCTAGGGCGACAAACAACGTCATCAGACACACAACCGGTAGCGAGTGAAAGGCCAGTCACTGCATCTGACCGACCAATACAAGAAACACAGAAACCTGTGCGTCGGCGTCCTGCTATATCCGCAGACCGTCCCCGTAAAAAAAAGAGTAATAAAGAAAAGGCGAACGGGAGTGATTTGCCAATGACTGTGATCCCAAGAGATCAACACCCAATTTCACGTAACGACATCAGTGATAATGCATTAAAAGTGCTTTATCGCCTAAATAACTCTGGCTTTCAGGCTTATTTAGTTGGTGGCGGTGTCCGTGACTTATTACTGGGAAAAAAACCAAAAGATTTTGATATTGCCACTAATGCAACACCTGAAGATGTACGTCGATTATTCCGTAACAGCCGTTTAGTCGGTCGTCGTTTCCGTCTTGCTCATATTATGTTTGGCCCTGAAGTGATTGAAGTTGCGACTTTTCGCGGCTCTCATGAAGATCATGAAGTTTCAGACAATAACCAATCCCAGCAAGCACAAAGCGGTATGTTACTGCGCGACAATATTTTTGGCTCAATAGAAGAAGATGCCATCCGTCGTGACTTTACATTAAACAGCCTCTATTACGGTGTTGATGATTTTGCTGTACGTGATTACGTTGGCGGTTTAGCGGATCTGAAAGCGGGTATTATTCGCTTAATTGGCGATCCTGAAACGCGCTATCGCGAAGATCCCGTCAGAATGCTTAGAGCCATTCGCTTTGCTAGTAAATTGGATATGCAAATTGCGCCAGAAACCGCAGAGCCAATTGCCAGACTTGCTCCTTTATTACGTAATATTCCATCGGCTCGTCTTTTTGAAGAATCGCTGAAATTATTACAAACGGGGCAAGGATACAAAACTTACAAGTTAATGTGTCGTCATCAATTACTTGAGCCGCTGTTTCCGCTGATTGCATCTAAAATGACAGAGCAACATGATACGCCGATGGAGAGAATGCTAGATCAAGTTCTCAAAAACACAGACTACCGCATCAATAAAGAGATGCGAGTCAATCCGGCGTTCTTATTTGCGGCGATGCTGTGGTATCCATTAATTGAACATGCCGAAAAATTAGTCCAAGAAAGTGGTCTTTCTTACTATGACTCTTTCTCTATGGCGATGAACGATATTTTAGATGAGCAATGCCGTACTATTGCGATACCAAAACGTATTACCACAACAATGCGTGATATCTGGCAATTACAGCAACGTTTGCCTAAACGCCAAGGTCGTCGTGCGAATAAATTACTTGAGCACCCTAAATTCCGTGCAGCATTCGATTTACTGGAATTACGTGCCAATGTACAACACAATCCAGAGCTTCAAGCGTTAGCGGGCTGGTGGGCTGATTTCCAAGCCTCTAACAATACGCAACAGCGCTCAATGGTCTCTGAATTAGGCCAAGCACCCGTTCGTAAACGTCCGCGTCCACGTAAACGCCCTCGTCATCCAAGTGCAAAACCAGCATCAAGACACGAGAACACCAATGAGTAA
- a CDS encoding transcriptional regulator: MSLNKILKTIDDLSAEEKTRLFLELNSKQKSNNYRYFNEICNPEKSLNLFALEEHEIKKIITLELKKQGITYEEMAMQIDVSIATFKRIVAKPLMAKTINLHSLLKELGFKLCLEK, translated from the coding sequence ATGAGCCTTAATAAAATTTTGAAGACAATCGATGATTTATCAGCTGAAGAAAAAACAAGGCTATTCTTAGAATTAAACTCTAAGCAAAAATCAAATAACTATCGTTATTTCAATGAGATATGCAACCCTGAAAAATCACTTAATCTATTTGCACTAGAAGAGCATGAGATTAAAAAAATCATTACCTTAGAGCTAAAAAAGCAAGGCATTACCTATGAAGAGATGGCTATGCAAATTGATGTATCTATAGCCACTTTTAAACGAATAGTTGCCAAGCCATTAATGGCAAAAACGATTAATCTTCATTCTTTATTGAAAGAACTTGGATTTAAATTATGCCTCGAAAAATAG
- the gluQRS gene encoding tRNA glutamyl-Q(34) synthetase GluQRS, with product MHEITDYIGRFAPSPTGQLHFGSLVTALGSYLQARAHHGRWLLRIDDIDPLREPPGTASQIIRTLEHYGLFWDEEILYQSQRHDAYREILHTLWKEGVCYHCHCSRHRLHDLGGVYDNHCRHREPLTNNVTPFDKESAWRLIQQHPVYHFEDVIQGTYYSKSTSIVLEDMIIHRKDNLFAYNLVTVIDDSYQGVTEVVRGADLLDPTLRQISLHKQLNLPIPRYAHLPLAINHDGNKLSKQNHAHALPDTDPRPVIIDALRFLNQPIIAGWQDYSLASLLEIAIAQWSPSEILKQNHQQQGYE from the coding sequence ATGCACGAGATTACAGACTATATTGGGCGCTTTGCGCCATCGCCAACGGGTCAACTTCATTTTGGCTCATTGGTTACTGCACTTGGCAGTTATCTTCAGGCTCGCGCACACCACGGGCGTTGGCTTTTGCGCATCGATGATATCGACCCTCTTAGAGAACCTCCCGGCACTGCATCCCAAATTATTCGTACATTAGAACATTATGGTTTGTTCTGGGATGAAGAGATCCTCTATCAATCGCAACGCCATGATGCTTACCGTGAGATTTTACACACTCTTTGGAAAGAGGGTGTCTGCTATCACTGTCATTGTAGCCGTCATCGTTTACATGACTTAGGGGGTGTGTATGATAACCACTGTCGTCATCGCGAGCCACTCACAAATAATGTTACACCTTTTGATAAAGAGAGTGCATGGAGGTTGATCCAACAGCATCCTGTTTATCATTTTGAAGATGTCATTCAAGGTACATATTATTCAAAGAGTACGTCTATCGTGTTAGAAGATATGATTATTCACAGAAAAGATAACTTATTTGCGTATAATCTAGTGACGGTGATTGATGATAGTTATCAGGGTGTAACCGAAGTTGTTAGAGGTGCCGATCTACTTGATCCCACGTTGCGACAAATCAGTTTACATAAACAACTGAATTTACCTATTCCGCGTTATGCTCATTTACCTTTAGCAATAAATCATGACGGTAATAAATTATCAAAACAAAATCACGCACATGCGTTACCAGATACTGATCCAAGACCCGTCATTATCGATGCTTTACGGTTTCTTAATCAGCCTATTATTGCGGGTTGGCAAGATTATTCGTTAGCATCATTGTTAGAGATTGCGATAGCGCAGTGGTCACCTTCTGAGATTTTAAAACAAAATCATCAGCAACAAGGGTATGAATAA
- a CDS encoding type II toxin-antitoxin system HipA family toxin, translated as MNLQHCLINLNKLQGSELDSGYSLLGIKSLFSNKDMILNLPFTRSQFIQELPERQKGMSISGYQPKLSLYVKDNILQVINNNGTYILKPSPEEYPYLAENEHATMMVMQRLKFSIPPFGLFRFKQEDGKPEEFAFVIKRYDRIGSDAVRLHQEQLDGAMGINDKYGLSEGKKAVSYESAAKYLITNVNNSLKSKRDIFLRIVYAYVLGNNDYHLRNMGIILPDNAPPSLAPVYDFVSVVPYPSAFTEYLALPLLALEENDIDTAPGLNSKYGEYIGFDFILLAEHIDINLKLAQKWLGDIINSHQLIIDTYNESHMPEEHRELVLAYVARRINLLKITTL; from the coding sequence ATGAATTTACAACATTGTTTAATCAATCTAAACAAATTACAGGGGTCGGAATTAGACTCAGGCTATTCTCTGCTCGGAATAAAATCTCTTTTTAGCAATAAAGATATGATCCTGAATTTACCCTTTACACGTAGTCAATTCATTCAAGAATTACCTGAACGCCAAAAAGGGATGAGCATTTCAGGTTATCAGCCAAAACTCTCACTATATGTAAAAGATAACATTCTACAAGTCATTAATAATAACGGTACTTATATCCTCAAACCTTCACCTGAAGAATATCCTTATCTCGCTGAAAATGAACATGCGACCATGATGGTAATGCAACGACTAAAATTTAGTATTCCACCATTTGGTCTTTTTCGTTTTAAACAAGAAGATGGAAAGCCAGAAGAATTTGCTTTTGTTATTAAGCGATATGATCGTATTGGTTCTGATGCAGTTCGATTGCATCAAGAACAATTAGATGGTGCGATGGGAATAAATGATAAATATGGGCTTTCTGAGGGCAAAAAGGCTGTTAGCTATGAATCTGCTGCAAAATATTTAATCACCAATGTAAATAATAGTCTTAAAAGTAAACGAGATATCTTTCTGCGTATCGTTTATGCCTATGTTTTAGGAAACAATGATTACCACTTAAGAAATATGGGTATCATTTTACCTGATAACGCGCCTCCATCACTAGCGCCAGTTTATGATTTTGTCAGTGTTGTCCCTTATCCTTCAGCTTTTACAGAATATCTTGCACTCCCATTACTTGCATTAGAAGAAAACGATATAGACACAGCTCCAGGATTAAATTCAAAATATGGTGAGTATATTGGTTTTGATTTCATTCTACTGGCGGAACATATTGATATTAACCTTAAACTTGCTCAAAAATGGCTAGGCGATATTATAAATAGTCACCAACTCATTATTGATACATATAATGAAAGCCATATGCCAGAAGAACATAGAGAATTAGTCTTAGCTTATGTAGCTAGAAGAATAAACTTACTCAAAATAACTACGCTATAG
- the dksA gene encoding RNA polymerase-binding protein DksA, with protein sequence MQEGQKRKTSSMSILAIAGVEPYQEKAGEEYMNEAQLAHFKLILESWRNQLRDEVNRTVTHMQDEAANFPDPVDRAAQEEEFSLELRNRDRERKLIKKIEKTLKKVEDDDFGFCESCGVEIGIRRLEARPTADLCIDCKTLAEIREKQMAG encoded by the coding sequence ATGCAAGAAGGGCAAAAGCGTAAAACATCGTCCATGAGCATTCTCGCTATTGCTGGCGTTGAGCCATATCAGGAAAAAGCGGGCGAAGAGTACATGAACGAAGCCCAATTAGCGCATTTTAAGCTAATACTTGAATCTTGGCGCAATCAGCTCAGGGATGAAGTCAACCGCACCGTTACTCATATGCAAGATGAGGCGGCAAACTTCCCAGATCCCGTTGACCGTGCTGCACAAGAAGAAGAATTCAGTCTTGAGCTGCGTAACCGTGATCGTGAACGTAAACTCATTAAGAAAATCGAGAAAACACTGAAAAAAGTCGAAGATGATGACTTTGGTTTCTGTGAATCTTGTGGAGTGGAAATCGGCATTCGCCGTTTAGAAGCTCGTCCTACAGCAGATTTATGTATCGACTGTAAGACATTAGCTGAAATCCGTGAAAAACAGATGGCTGGCTAA
- a CDS encoding HipA N-terminal domain-containing protein, whose protein sequence is MPRKIEVWLYEKPAGVLSEEENGFIFHYYDNYTGRAISLSMPVRTEHYWSEELHPFFKGLAPEGWLRKRYSEIQKIDDKDLFGLLMKNGNDLLGAVVLKEITL, encoded by the coding sequence ATGCCTCGAAAAATAGAAGTCTGGCTTTATGAAAAGCCTGCTGGTGTTTTAAGTGAAGAAGAAAATGGGTTTATTTTTCACTATTATGATAACTACACAGGCAGAGCAATATCTTTAAGTATGCCTGTTAGAACAGAGCATTATTGGAGTGAAGAATTACACCCTTTTTTTAAAGGGCTAGCACCAGAAGGATGGTTACGTAAACGTTACTCTGAAATTCAAAAAATTGATGATAAAGATTTGTTTGGTCTATTAATGAAAAATGGTAATGACTTATTAGGGGCTGTTGTACTTAAAGAGATAACTTTATGA
- the mrcB gene encoding bifunctional glycosyl transferase/transpeptidase has protein sequence MSRKKRPAKQTKRGRSWFWLFVKIAIVVAVLMGIYGVYLHSQIKERLDGNVWELPAAVYGRTVNLEPGMNYSQKEMVSLLEGMQYRNVNKITRPGEFVVRGNTIEMLRRPFDFPDGREEQILAKLAFEQNSLVSITNMDNQRQFGFFRLDPKLITMMQSANGEQRLFLARDKFPQLLVDTLIATEDRRFYEHDGISLYSIGRAVLANFTAGKAVQGGSTLTQQLVKNLFLTNERTLKRKLNEAYMAIIMDASYSKDRILELYLNEVFLGQSGDEQIRGFPLASLYYFGRPVDELSLDQQALLVGMVKGASAYNPWRNPKAALERRNVVLKLLETQEIIDQELYNVLSARPLGVKPRSEALTPQPAFMQLVRQELQTTLGDKVKDLSGTKIFTTLDPVSQDAAEKAVEVGVADLRKTRKIDDLEGAMVVVDRLSGEVRALVGGSQPQYAGFNRALSARRSIGSLAKPATYLTALSEPDRFRLNTWLADEPISVPIPGSKPWQPRNYDRGYKGKLMLVDALATSRNIPTVNLGLEVGLDRVIQTWINLGAPAENLEKVPAMLLGALNLTPMEVAQTFQTIGSLGNRAKLSSLRSVIAQDGTVLYQSYPQAETTVSPQAAYMTLFGMQQVVNSGTAWRVLKPKFGNYNLAGKTGTTNDLRDSWFAGIDGKEVTISWMGRDNNGPTNLTGSTGALLLYRNYLENQAPLKLNPPAPEDIAEMSVDAQGNFACYGGGVRTLPVWTSNPDGLCTPVQQDTDESGAPKWLQDLFSE, from the coding sequence ATGAGTAGAAAGAAAAGACCAGCGAAACAAACCAAAAGAGGTCGTTCTTGGTTTTGGTTATTTGTCAAAATCGCCATTGTGGTTGCGGTTTTAATGGGCATTTATGGTGTTTATTTACATTCTCAAATCAAAGAGCGCCTTGATGGCAATGTTTGGGAATTACCTGCTGCGGTTTACGGACGTACCGTTAACTTAGAACCGGGCATGAATTATAGCCAAAAAGAGATGGTGAGCTTACTTGAGGGTATGCAATACCGCAATGTTAACAAAATCACACGTCCTGGCGAGTTTGTGGTAAGAGGCAACACCATTGAAATGTTGCGCCGACCATTTGATTTCCCTGATGGTCGTGAAGAGCAAATTTTAGCTAAATTAGCCTTTGAGCAAAATTCACTTGTTAGTATCACTAACATGGATAATCAGCGCCAATTTGGCTTTTTCCGTCTTGATCCTAAGCTGATTACCATGATGCAATCTGCAAATGGTGAGCAACGTTTATTCTTAGCGAGAGACAAATTTCCACAGTTATTAGTGGATACGTTAATTGCAACAGAAGATCGTCGCTTCTATGAGCATGACGGTATCAGCCTGTATTCTATTGGTCGTGCTGTATTAGCGAATTTTACTGCGGGTAAAGCGGTTCAAGGCGGTAGTACCTTAACGCAACAGTTAGTGAAAAACCTATTTTTGACTAACGAAAGAACGCTAAAAAGAAAGCTTAATGAAGCCTATATGGCAATCATTATGGATGCGAGTTATAGCAAAGATCGCATTTTAGAGCTGTATCTTAACGAAGTCTTTTTAGGGCAAAGTGGTGATGAACAGATCCGTGGTTTCCCATTAGCTAGCCTTTATTATTTTGGTCGTCCCGTTGATGAACTAAGCCTTGATCAGCAAGCGCTTTTAGTGGGTATGGTTAAAGGTGCATCAGCTTATAACCCTTGGCGTAATCCAAAAGCGGCGTTAGAGCGCCGTAATGTAGTGTTAAAATTACTGGAAACCCAAGAGATAATTGACCAAGAGCTTTATAATGTGCTTAGTGCGCGTCCTTTAGGAGTGAAGCCACGCAGTGAAGCGTTAACACCTCAACCTGCGTTTATGCAATTGGTTCGCCAAGAGTTACAAACAACCCTAGGCGATAAAGTAAAAGATTTATCGGGTACGAAAATCTTCACAACATTAGATCCTGTCTCGCAAGACGCGGCTGAAAAAGCGGTTGAAGTGGGTGTCGCTGATTTACGTAAAACACGTAAAATAGACGATCTTGAAGGGGCAATGGTGGTTGTTGACCGTTTAAGTGGTGAAGTTAGGGCGTTAGTAGGGGGCTCTCAACCACAATATGCGGGCTTTAACCGCGCATTATCAGCACGTCGTTCTATTGGCTCTCTGGCAAAACCTGCCACATATTTAACGGCATTAAGTGAGCCTGATCGTTTTCGTTTAAATACATGGCTTGCTGATGAACCTATTTCAGTGCCTATTCCGGGGAGTAAGCCTTGGCAACCCCGTAACTATGATCGCGGTTATAAAGGCAAATTAATGCTGGTGGATGCATTAGCAACCTCACGCAATATACCTACTGTAAATCTTGGTTTAGAAGTCGGATTAGATCGAGTAATTCAAACTTGGATTAACTTGGGCGCACCAGCGGAAAATCTGGAAAAAGTACCCGCGATGCTATTGGGTGCATTAAACTTAACACCAATGGAAGTAGCTCAAACCTTCCAAACAATTGGTAGTTTAGGTAATCGTGCAAAACTATCATCATTGCGCTCGGTTATTGCTCAAGATGGTACAGTGCTTTATCAAAGTTATCCTCAAGCGGAAACCACTGTTTCACCTCAAGCGGCTTATATGACGCTATTTGGTATGCAACAAGTGGTGAATTCAGGAACAGCATGGCGTGTATTAAAACCAAAATTTGGTAATTACAACCTTGCGGGTAAAACGGGTACCACTAACGATTTACGTGATAGTTGGTTTGCGGGGATTGACGGCAAAGAAGTGACGATTTCATGGATGGGTCGTGACAATAATGGTCCAACGAATTTAACGGGTTCAACAGGAGCATTATTGCTATATCGTAACTATTTAGAGAATCAGGCACCGTTGAAATTAAATCCACCAGCACCAGAAGATATCGCAGAGATGTCTGTTGATGCTCAAGGTAACTTTGCTTGTTATGGCGGTGGAGTGCGTACATTGCCAGTATGGACATCAAACCCAGATGGATTGTGTACGCCCGTTCAGCAAGATACCGATGAAAGTGGCGCGCCAAAGTGGTTACAAGATCTGTTTTCTGAGTAA